A region of Betta splendens chromosome 13, fBetSpl5.4, whole genome shotgun sequence DNA encodes the following proteins:
- the LOC114868252 gene encoding NLR family CARD domain-containing protein 3-like, whose amino-acid sequence MSGCVKEGRAASPAPSCISMKSDRSKEYPPIFSDEPGTSDTKQKPSCCVVCEHRLKDPILSSCGHWFCRQCISSYWNRSGPSEHSCPQSDAIQAALDQHKLSLRSRCERVSEGGETGNGVLLTSIYTDLYITEGQSEEVNTQHEVRQLETASKKKTLHEAPIKVHDIFKASSDPHGPIRLVLTNGVAGVGKTFSVQKFTLDWAEGRENPDVSVLVLLSFRELNLIRDQQHSLFTLLHVFHPALQKVPAEQLSVLKLLFIFDGLDESRLSLDFSHRELVSDITHKSSVNVLLTNLIQGNLLPSALVWITSRPAAAHQIPPTCVDRVTEVRGFTDAQKDEYFRRRSTEDLSNRTISHVKTSRSLHIMCQIPVFCWITATVLEHMLTTEQRGELPKTLTDLYSHFLMVQTKRKRNKYHEGHKTTPQELTEADGEVLLKLGGLAWEHLQKANIIFYQEDLEQCGLDVTEALVHSGICTEIFRRESVILQKTIYCFVHLSVQEFLAAVYIFHCFTNKKSEVLEKFLGQDCTQVSLDVFLMETMTKSLNSQSAHLDLFVRFLHGLCLESNQRMLGGLLGHTKNVQQTVIEKTIRNLKKMNNDQISPDRSINIFHCLMEMNDRSVHQQIQDFLKSGDISEKRLSAIHCSALAYMLQMSEEVLEELDLKKYNTSWEGRLRLIPAVRNCRKAQLSGCGLSETHCKVVASALMSNPSHLTELDLSRNYNLPDCGVKLLCAGLESPHCRLERLRLKSCSLSETSCGSLGSALRSNPSHLTELDLSDNQLEDSAVEQLCGFLESPDCGLHTLRLSECSLSETSCGSLVSALRSNPSHLTELDLSSNQLQDSAVEQLCGFLESPDCRLDTLRLSHCSLSEVSCKLLASALKSNPSYLRELEMYHNNLADPNVQPLSELVNSPDYGLEKLSCQF is encoded by the exons ATGAGTGGGTGTGTGAAGGAGGGAAGAGCAGCGTCTCCAGCTCCCAGTTGTATTTCTATGAAGAGTGACCGGTCCAAAGAATACCCCCCAATCTTTAGTGATGAACCTGGaacctcagacacaaa GCAGAAGCCctcctgctgtgttgtgtgtgagcaCCGACTGAAGGATCCAATCTTgagcagctgtggacactggttctgcagacagtgcATTAGCTCGTACTGGAACCGGTCTGGACCATCAGAACACTCCTGTCCCCAGT CAGATGCTATACAGGCGGCTTTAGATCAACAtaagctcagtctgaggagcagatgtgaacgtgtgagtgaaggaggtgaaacaggaaatggagtcctcctcaccagcatctacactgacctctacatcacagagggacagagtgaagaggtgaacacccaacatgaggtgaggcaactggagacagcttccaagaagaagaccctccatgaggctcccatcaaggtccacgacatctttaaagcctcctctgacccacacggacccatcagactggttctgaccaatGGCGTTgctggcgttggaaaaaccttctctgtgcagaagtttactctggactgggccgagggccgggaaaACCCAGATGTCagtgtgctggttctgctgtcgttcagggagctgaacctgatcagagatcagcagcacagtcttttcacgctgctccatgttttccatccagcACTCCAaaaggtcccagcagagcagctctctgtcctgaagcttctgttcatctttgacggcctggatgaaagcagactctcactggacttcagccacagggagctggtgtctgacatcacacacaagtcatcggtcaacgtgctgctgaccaacctcatccaggggaacctgcttccctcggctctggtctggatcacttcccgacccgcagcggcccatcagatccctcctacgtgtgtggacagggtcacagaagtacgaggcttcaccgacgcccagaaggacgagtacttcaggaggagatccacAGAGGATCTGTCCAACAGAACCATTTCACACGTCAAGACGTccagaagcctccacatcatgtgtcagatcccagtgttctgctggatcactgctacggttctggagcacatgttgactacagagcagagaggagagctgcccaagaccctgacagacctgtactcacacttcctgATGGTCCagaccaagaggaagaggaacaagtaccaTGAGGGACATAAGACCACtccacaggagctgacggaggctgatggggaagttctcctgaagctggggGGGCTGGCGTGGGAACATCTGCAGAAAGCAAACATCATCTTCtaccaagaagacctggagcagtgtggtctagacgtcacagaggccttggttcactcaggaATCTGTACAGAGATCTTCAGAAGAGAGAGTGTGATCCTCCAGAAAACCATCTACTGCTTTGtccatctgagcgttcaggagtttctggctgccgTCTACATCTTCCACTGCTTCACCAACAAGAAGTCAGAGGTTCTGGAGAAATTCCTGGGCCAAGACTGCACCCAGGTTTCCCTTGATGTCTTTCTAATGGAAACAATGACTAAATCCCTGAACAGTCAAAGTGCTCATCTGGACCTGTtcgttcgcttccttcatggcctctgtctggagtccaaccagagaatgttaggaggtttgctgggtcacacgaAAAACGTACAGCAAACCGTTATAGAGAAAACCATCAGAAACCTGAAGAAGATGAACAATGAccaaatctctccagacagaagcatcaacatcttccactgtctgatggagatgaacgatcgttcagtccatcagcagatccaagactTCCTGAAGTCAGGGGACATATCAGAGAAGAGACTCTCTGCCATCcactgctcagctctggcctacatgctgcagatgtcagaggaggttctggaggagTTGGACCTGAAGAAGTACAACACATCATGGGAGGGACGActgagactgatcccagctgtgaggaactgcagaaaggctca actttctggctgtggactgTCAGAGACTCATTGtaaagttgtggcctcagctctgatgtCCAACCcttcacatctgacagaactggacctgagtagaAACTACAACCTGCCAGATTGTGGAGTGAAGCTACtttgtgctggactggagagtccacACTGTCGACTAGAACGTCTAAG ATTGAAGTCCTGCAGCTTGTCAGAGACCAGCTGTGGTtctctgggctcagctctgaggtccaacccgtcccatctgacagaactggacctgagtgacaaccaGCTGGAGGATTCAGCAGTGGAGCAGTTGTGTGGTTTCCTGGAAAGTCCAGACTGTGGACTGCACACTCTGAG ATTGAGTGAATGCAGCTTGTCAGAGACCAGCTGTGGTTCTCTGGTCTCGGCTCTGAGGTCCAACCCGTCCCATCtcacagaactggacctgagtagcaaccagctgcaggattcagcagTGGAGCAGTTGTGTGGTTTCCTGGAGAGTCCAGACTGTCGACTGGACACTCTGAG